A DNA window from Bombus huntii isolate Logan2020A chromosome 10, iyBomHunt1.1, whole genome shotgun sequence contains the following coding sequences:
- the LOC126870461 gene encoding protein unc-80 homolog isoform X1, translating to MHKRRSVDGNVQEQALPIPVQMFLWRQLRPFIRAKLGKLHEASCTFCQHAPGHHETKEACTSLEKVLVQNLHNDLTPSLSLILGTVPRWRLIQTALPYILHATANLLHNRKDFQTLGAMETTLLYILHWILLDAAEECAETDADPGNPFYYLFSIPTMSLFVYLFAPLCNHLKDIDFKANLRLENGLKIWSAMYECRHPDTPCFTTHCRIKPQALWSRSFKYYKQHQMSDDVFVGGNVESPPSQSVSAFSDQSADKSSTKQSNDDNIWVSSPKDTVFPETIPEESSGAEDEHVVIFRLPSLSESEKALDGGEASIFHVAMGRATGFSKLTIEQVTAISTLDTCRQYQERSTIAGDTEKEKEDQPHKTEKEAQDTSKMKGSVEQRGPTDSSGVGLTSSCAAIDGDVRAATFLDVAVLRCLFVPQWQEEGVYWALQFLYYRLRMMNEETSVQQMPRRRSNSLPIPKIEVSIYQSPESKKKDVSKDFMEVPEVRDVTLLTGHDGDTSHTRRASEKSKKRMKMADLKAFVETKLLSKSEKALEKIGQDDSKMLFDQDSHRSLDTGDDNLTRPTSTASKIFEAKDIDRMKHPTNLIKGKSMPSLSCLINELTAGGYVGDTRIERKQSRFYSQSYTAPNPIITVTEHTPTPSPDYMKRQGSIDSQLDAISMHGSRLDFERKPSLTRSQTDSNITYASDEIPEAPGSCCYITKEGDIDLQVVLKAVHSVALRDGNCCTLRVCENILNLVELLIDMGVMKQCLRDEITGSIAESATAGEKTESGKKKDSPENEQEYRQDLSEESKFSSHNLLMNCVIRVLKHLGCPHGCSDRIRGPQTDFCRSQGQTILSKLHRASSKQFSRFLRTMVREQPISEILEFFHAFVGFCLDPSSLLSPLNQKRGCSKSPEIGSQGGYATNFGANFMGTTGAGGGTGNSSATAAAGTVAATTTGTAAGSYGLSSHGARGIESHIFNYVFKALVTRFIKSIKELKSQENVSLYCDLRQFMSYVKEVHGGAFRRVALSGILDSADRPNKRCNSNVQTTRVIRHIHQSDLEEHADIGGDTCYTVDDRGTRKFLFKKRSTSSTCAFTFMQSLLETELSEENAKISQSPLGNLRKKHHILTPRQSERNLGIESLSSGKIRKSTRFQIGGIVNWFRREYGRTDSTDSHESSESPTDGNFVRQSSFHYGHHRSGSRSGRGVGLTLQKAKRRMEDQLNKIGFGKSKKKESLEEVPGSYFSRRNSMEFGEASRESEFVVLKERRLVPRNAVYDGMLRFSFLLETCQPGSVPDHYLMAAILDLPYAPVVARASLLLECAHFVHQCNKGQWPTWMKVNSPLFRPSVPINNRNASTVLSKIHILQRTAGKLFYQWAEALGTRLEELLLEDKQNADQMIAIVSDENKQRDLIIEDEEEDFLDEASINGYGSQCPMALRLAACILLLEVTAFLRETYQTLPKFNKLLTKERPPPWERMYSREANRRWSMALSSMGHSQTSAQSLQSIVGDREVAPERKISFVLYEPDNESEGSSKSTVTIQGEDFQGTEKDKAKRVQPPQSRPFLLRRGTAENATGSFKKRSLKLRRGTKEGKDTECEAYTVKRADSIQSKRKVSSLSDKSDTSEPGFGGEVSGEESPGIPVDDQLPESPSDSNETDETNKNFPWMKVLIQFTNSFNFYCSHQNFCHPYCHRRQMRACSRLMKSIRKIYGEEFGILNGTGMFDFDTDKKEASKKEKRSRKVSEQASTQVSPVRRKDSVGKKYKIEKNMDGSQSGRLAQRDSSKDLADQDSEKGKESSKKRADPDRENSPILKYLRTQVKDIFHAPLATLVKGAVVMTEELFVDVLPVAWELLLESNQEVAASAASLFIVGAVRAPNQASELMHHGLQHSSTSVRINAILRFQVLWKLRYQVWPRMEENAHLTFKVPPPGIEFTLPSPKIGIESLPVVDPPWMPQVKTKVEEVTINQEHHRSLVTATKTRKKQQTELIKRALQAQDDKKREERENFLITTIPITVQAAYEPSPVGDDHDEGNVGDEDGGETIQRNTSHHGQSAPSLFPSSLCSAIVQIIHLLDDAAVSDDGSAVYEVAYQVIWNCLVEDSALFLRYVLERLTREKQELMFKILRHLIRFVPKLPQQAAFALYNYIIGYVMFYVRSPHEEGQKLIGTALSILWMVVHSVHGIMFKDLKQILRKEQCDASILLTANVPSAKRIVVHGPQDPDAGGIPSQFPVQEDTQFCQILQESLDFFSIEESKQREYFLVDYKTHQIRNPSSYVRDYYFFKGRSQFSEIELVHMKPEDAFNALQRQELVHKFVEIGKVLLTWAILKNVDMVVQRVVFLHEELMKLPSFPRRALEADLDLYKGGEIGRELLGLDVMHKFMWVKLIARMFEAMAGNFAYSGDIHLFLNVLNGALILHSEDSCILRYVIATYINAAHNFKNIFSTNGYLLIMPTLLQLYSTHQTNKLVTTTVEYAVKQFYLMNRKPFILQMFGSVSTILDTDETSIHGEAHKVPSACLFNLLLSLETPSPDPLHIDELVKEEKPLKAIDFCYHDENEMVTVLDCISLCVMVIAYAPDSVRGQQMLTILEAILPCYVQQIQSPTYNKEGKTEKEIIHQLAIAVKTLVNNSEALTKYYNGPQKSSPEHKGSSQRNYGKGPYSPGFDFEDESQSIKYIEHSRVRIFYDRDNDDAENCHKNEFRGPRDMLLNMVGDFVARCSARLVELNKKSQDGKTIELLDSKCHIRLADIAHSLLKISPYDATTMGCLGLRRYMNDILPSTDWSSDDMRPALTNILRRLDKTFSKIHKKASIRGSTDWAAASNILKGVYETLAKCPYIAHFAYLKALLTTCQSLIIGDTPSEYISASSAAFMSKIPPQHFCSTVLRLIALYVISLGEGYLHAMFATQTRIENVLLNLLIPLFLRVGTGRKDVPKLRQSDINFALTAVLNTLWPPTTKTVPITSQNIKTTTDMRTGSLTFVARDSKTLTKTSLTLYQIAFLALKIMTICFETELKTEWPKILRTMRLLNKRNEASTYLWNFIEFVVTHRTALYIQMLPFIVHKIGQAPISEHERNMQTTIRAKISGDTKTVPKSRGTLLADLIHELKNLKEEIEDRKFDEIQPEPKKSVPDMHTATEGQSRTQRLSLIDLLTGDLGTRGHMNHQTNSSGTIKTTQPSQVSAPPNGIQTARGSSTSGGSSTLREACEGIAEQQGEQLPTDKSQPSSTSDERNHVKPHPILTHQKAPKLRFLSSVEFRHSSGETVTSQLSPTSPNEDSSGESRPDKPRLQRSMGQSKKTFRLRKSRRSHVETVQAKSEQSNNVSQPTTQSSILTPPIPVMEPSSFSIPSDSSSIRSRRSSSIRQSDCEKGSNLLSDQQQMHSNLHHHLYHHHHHHHHLHLQTSDASWDEDTSSTSGYRESYSMQLVSLESSNNNTRPIQAPPLASPDLNDMPSTSSTTTHIFEGSSPDCSINGSGGEKTALLTASQRTTSQHSLLMVFPNQDEDTLI from the exons TTCTGTCAACACGCGCCAGGCCATCAT GAGACCAAGGAAGCTTGTACG TCTCTGGAGAAGGTGTTAGTTCAGAATCTTCACAATGATTTAACACCCTCTTTGAGCCTGATACTGGGCACTGTGCCACGATGGCGTTTGATCCAAACCGCTCTTCCCTACATTCTCCATGCCACGGCCAATCTCTTGCACAATAG GAAGGATTTTCAAACCCTTGGAGCCATGGAAACAACTCTTCTTTACATTCTGCATTGGATACTTCTCGACGCTGCCGAAGAATGTGCCGAGACAGATGCCGACCCAGGAAATCCcttttactatttattttctataccTACCATGAGC CTGTTCGTCTATCTTTTTGCGCCGCTGTGTAATCATCTGAAAGATATTGACTTTAAAGCAAATTTACGTTTGGAAAATGGTTTGAAAATATGGTCGGCTATGTACGAATGTCGTCATCCAGATACACCTTGCTTCACTACTCACTGTCGAATTAAACCACAGGCTTTATGGAGTCGTTCTTTCAAGTATTACAAGCAACATCAAATGTCAGATGATGTGTTTGTCGGAGGAA aCGTGGAAAGTCCACCGAGTCAATCTGTTAGTGCGTTTTCTGATCAAAGTGCAGACAAGTCTTCGACGAAACAGTCGAACGATGAT AACATTTGGGTATCGTCGCCAAAGGACACTGTTTTTCCAGAAACAATCCCCGAGGAGAGCTCTGGTGCCGAGGATGAGCACGTA GTGATCTTCAGATTACCGTCCCTCAGCGAATCGGAAAAAGCACTAGACGGG GGAGAAGCCAGTATCTTTCATGTAGCTATGGGCAGGGCAACTGGTTTCTCAAAGTTAACGATAGAACAGGTCACAGCAATTTCGACATTGGATACTTGCAGACAATACCAGGAGAGATCGACGATCGCAGG AGAtacggagaaagaaaaagaggatcAGCCTCATAAAACGGAAAAAGAAGCGCAAGACACGTCGAAAATGAAAGGTTCTGTGGAGCAACGAGGTCCTACCGATTCAAGTGGTGTAGGGTTGACAAGTAGTTGTGCTGCTATCGATGGAGACGTTCGAGCCGCTACTTTCCTCGACGTAGCTGTGCTTAGGTGCCTTTTTGTTCCTCAATGGCAGGAAGAAGGTGTATATTGGGCTCTACAATTTTTATACTATAG ATTACGTATGATGAACGAAGAAACATCGGTACAACAGATGCCACGACGCCGTAGTAATTCTTTACCAATACCTAAGATAGAAGTGTCGATTTATCAAAGTCCggaaagtaaaaagaaagatgTATCGAAGGATTTTATGGAAGTACCAGAAGTTCGAGACGTCACCTTGTTAACTG GTCACGATGGTGATACAAGTCATACAAGACGAGCCAGcgagaaatcaaagaaaagaatgaaaatggCTGACCTCAAAGCATTTgtcgaaacaaaattgttATCGAAATCTGAAAAAGCGCTTGAAAAAATTGGTCAAGATGATTCGAAAATGCTGTTCGATCAG GACAGCCATAGAAGCCTCGACACGGGGGATGATAATTTAACACGACCTACTTCGACAGCGTCGAAAATCTTTGAAGCGAAGGACATTGATCGTATGAAACATCCAACGAAtttaataaaaggaaaaagcaTGCCAAGTTTAAG CTGCTTGATTAACGAGCTGACCGCGGGAGG GTACGTCGGTGATACTCGTATCGAGAGGAAACAAAGTCGATTTTATAGTCAATCGTACACCGCACCGAACCCTATCATCACTGTCACAGAACACACGCCTACGCCATCCCCAGATTACATGAAGCGACAG GGTTCAATCGATAGTCAATTAGATGCTATCAGTATGCACGGTAGCCGTTTAGATTTTGAAAGGAAACCCAGTCTTACACGGTCGCAGACAGATTCTAATATTACTTACGCCAGCGACGAAATACCGGAAGCACCTGGCTCCTGTTGTTACATCACCAAAGAAGGCGATATCGATCTGCAAGTCGTTTTAAAA GCCGTACACTCGGTCGCCTTGAGGGATGGCAATTGTTGCACTTTACGAGTgtgtgaaaatatattaaatttagtGGAGCTTTTAATAGATATGGGAGTGATGAAGCAGTGTCTTCGCGACGAAATTACGGGTAGCATAGCTG AATCTGCAACGGCAGGCGAAAAAACGGAAAgcggaaaaaagaaagattccCCCGAGAACGAGCAAGAATACCGACAAGATCTTTCGGAGGAGTCCAAATTTTCATCTCACAATCTTTTGATGAACTGTGTGATCAGAGTACTGAAGCATTTAGGCTGTCCGCACGGCTGCTCGGACAGAATACGCGGACCGCAGACGGATTTCTGTCGATCTCAGGGACAAACGATTCTCAGCAAATTGCATCGAGCCAGTTCGAAGCAATTTTCTCGGTTCCTGAGAACAATGGTGCGGGAACAACCGATATCGGAGATTTTGGAATTCTTTCATGCATTCGTTGGATTCTGCTTGGATCCAAGTTCGTTATTATCTCCACTTA ATCAGAAACGAGGATGCAGCAAATCACCAGAAATCGGCTCGCAAGGAGGATACGCGACGAATTTTGGTGCTAATTTTATGGGAACTACCGGAGCTGGTGGTGGTACTGGTAATTCCTCTGCGACTGCCGCTGCCGGTACCGTAGCTGCAACAACTACCGGAACTGCAGCAGGATCGTACGGGCTTAGTAGTCACGGTGCTCGTGGCATAGAAAGCCACattttcaattatgttttcAAAGCCCTAGTTACGCGATTCATAAAATCGATAAAGGAGTTGAAGTCGCAAGAAAACGTAAGTTTGTACTGCGATCTTCGGCAATTTATGTCATACGTTAAAGAAGTCCATGGAGGTGCTTTTCGCCGTGTCGCTCTAAGTGGAATCTTAGACTCTGCCGATCGACCTAACAAGCGATGTAACAGCAATGTTCAAACTACCCGTGTTATTAG GCATATACATCAATCTGATTTGGAGGAACACGCAGATATCGGCGGGGATACCTGTTACACCGTGGACGATAGAGGTACCAggaaatttcttttcaaaaAACGGAGTACATCTTCAACTTGTGCA TTTACATTCATGCAGAGTCTTCTTGAAACGGAACTAAGCGAAGAGAATGCGAAGATTAGTCAAAGTCCTCTGGGAAATTTGAGGAAAAAGCATCACATACTTACTCCACGACAAAGTGAACGTAATTTAGGAATAGAATCGTTAAGTTCTgggaaaattcgaaaatctACTCGCTTTCAAATCGGTGGCATAG TCAATTGGTTTCGAAGGGAATATGGTAGAACTGATTCTACTGATAGCCACGAAAGTAGCGAATCTCCAACAGACGGTAATTTCGTTAGGCAATCCAGTTTTCATTATGGCCATCATCGTAGTGGATCTAGGTCGGGACGTGG CGTTGGCCTAACTTTGCAAAAAGCAAAACGTCGAATGGAAGATCAGTTGAATAAAATCGGCTTCGGAAAGAgtaagaaaaaggaaagtcTAGAAGAGGTACCAGGAAGCT ATTTCAGCAGAAGGAATTCTATGGAATTTGGCGAAGCTTCTAGGGAATCTGAATTCGTAGTGTTGAAAGAGAGAAGGCTGGTACCCCGTAACGCCGTCTACGATGGAATGCTAAGATTCTCATTCTTATTGGAGACATGCCAACCGGGTTCGGTTCCTGATCACTATCTTATGGCGGCAATCTTAgatctt CCTTATGCCCCGGTGGTCGCACGAGCTTCTTTGTTATTGGAATGTGCCCATTTTGTTCATCAATGTAACAAAGGGCAATGGCCAACCTGGATGAAAGTGAATTCTCCTCTGTTTCGTCCATCGGTTCCCATTAATAATCGAAATGCATCTACAGTGCTGTCGAAAATTCACATATTGCAACGTACTgctggaaaattattttatcaatgGGCAGAG GCTCTTGGGACAAGATTAGAAGAATTATTGCTGGAAGATAAGCAAAACGCCGATCAAATGATCGCAATCGTATCTGATGAAAATAAACAAAGAGATTTAATTATCGAAGACGAGGAGGAAGATTTCCTCGACGAAG CTAGCATAAATGGCTATGGATCTCAATGTCCAATGGCGTTACGCCTTGCAGCCTGTATTCTACTTCTGGAAGTGACAGCGTTTCTAAGAGAAACTTACCAAACTTTGccaaaatttaataaacttCTAACAAAAGAACGACCACCACCTTGGGAAAGAATGTACAGCAGAGAGGCAAATCGACGATGGAGCATGGCACTTTCTTCGATGGGTCATTCCCAAACGTCGGCTCAAAGTCTTCAATCGATCGTAGGTGATCGTGAAGTAGCTC cGGAACGCAAGATCAGTTTCGTGCTTTACGAACCTGATAACGAGTCAGAAGGTAGTAGTAAATCGACTGTTACTATCCAAGGAGAGGATTTTCAAGGTACTGAGAAAGACAAGGCCAAACGAGTGCAGCCACCTCAAAGTCGACCGTTTCTCCTTCGTCGTGGGACGGCGGAAAATGCAACTGGTTCGTTTAAAAAGCGAAGTTTGAAACTCAGACGTGGTACCAAAGAAGGCAAAGATACGGAATGCGAGGCTT ATACGGTAAAACGGGCAGATTCGATACAGTCGAAGAGAAAAGTGAGTTCACTGTCGGATAAAAGCGACACCTCCGAGCCTGGTTTCGGAGGTGAAGTCAGCGGAGAAGAATCTCCGGGAATTCCCGTCGACGATCAACTACCGGAGAGTCCCAGCGACAGCAACGAAACGGACGagacgaataaaaatttcccgTGGATGAAAGTCTTGATACAGTTCACCAATTCGTTCAACTTTTACTGTTCTCATCAGAACTTTTGTCATCCGTATTGCCACCGGCGTCAAATGCGGGCGTGTAGCAGGTTGATGAAGTCTATAAGGAAAATTTATGGAGAAGAATTTGGGATCCTCAATGGTACAGGAATGTTTGACTTTGACACTGATAAAAAGGAAGCGAGTAAAAAGGAGAAACGCAGCCGGAAGGTTTCGGAACAAGCGAGTACTCAAGTGTCGCCTGTGCGTAGAAAGGATAGCGTAGGGAAAAAATACAA GATCGAGAAGAACATGGATGGATCTCAGTCGGGTAGACTGGCTCAACGAGATTCGTCGAAGGATTTGGCTGACCAAGATTcagagaaagggaaagaatCTTCGAAAAAGCGTGCAGACCCTGATAGAGAAAATTCACCGATTCTGAAATATTTAAGAACTCAAGTGAAGGACATATTTCATGCACCGCTAGCTACTTTGGTGAAAGGTGCGGTAGTAATGACCGAGGAATTATTCGTGGACGTTCTACCCGTTGCGTGGGAACTTTTGTTAGAATCGAACCAAGAAGTCGCAGCGTCCGCCGCGTCGCTTTTCATAGTCGGGGCTGTACGAGCTCCTAACCAAGCCAGCGAATTGATGCACCATGGTCTTCAACATAGTAGCACGAGCGTACGAATAAACGCGATACTAAGGTTTCAAGTGTTATGGAAGCTACGGTATCAAGTTTGGCCACGTATGGAAGAAAACGCTCACCTCACGTTCAAGGTTCCTCCACCTGGCATAGAGTTCACGTTACCCTCGCCAAAAATCGGTATCGAGTCATTGCCCGTCGTGGATCCACCTTGGATGCCACAAGTAAAAACAAAGGTGGAGGAAGTGACTATTAACCAGGAACATCAT AGGTCCCTGGTGACGGCAACGAAAACTCGTAAGAAGCAACAAACTGAACTCATAAAAAGGGCTTTGCAGGCACAAGACGACAAGAAACGCGAAGAAAGGGAAAACTTTTTGATCACTACCATACCGATTACCGTGCAAGCAGCATACGAGCCCAGCCCTGTTGGGGATGATCATGACGAAG GAAACGTTGGGGACGAAGATGGTGGTGAAACTATACAAAGAAACACGTCTCATCATGGCCAATCTGCACCTTCGTTATTCCCTTCTTCCTTATGCTCTGCAATCGTACAAATAATTCATCTACTTGACGATGCCGCCGTTTCGGACGATGGAAGCGCTGTTTACGAAGTCGCATATCAA GTAATCTGGAATTGTTTGGTAGAAGATAGTGCGCTATTCTTGCGTTACGTTTTGGAACGTCTAACCAGAGAGAAGCAGGAATTGATGTTTAAAATCTTGCGACATCTTATTCGGTTTGTGCCGAAGCTCCCTCAACAGGCTGCTTTTGCTTTGTACAATTACATCATTGGATATGTTATGTTTTACGTACGTTCTCCGCACGAAGAAGGACAAAAATTGATCGGAACAGCACTTTCCATTCTATGGATG GTTGTGCACAGCGTCCACGGAATAATGTTCAAAGATTTGAAGCAAATATTACGGAAGGAACAATGCGATGCTTCGATCTTGTTAACCGCGAACGTCCCATCTGCAAAAAGAATCGTAGTTCACGGTCCTCAAGATCCAGACGCAGGAGGAATTCCCTCGCAGTTTCCGGTGCAGGAAGACACGCAATTTTGTCAGATACTGCAAGAATCTTTAGACTTTTTTAGTATCGAGGAATCGAAACAACGAGAGTATTTCCTTGTTGACTACAAAACAC ATCAAATTCGCAATCCGTCATCGTACGTTCGAGATTACTATTTCTTTAAAGGTAGATCGCAATTTTCGGAAATCGAGTTGGTTCACATGAAACCGGAGGACGCATTCAACGCTTTGCAGCGTCAAGAACTTGTTCACAAGTTCGTCGAAATTGGCAAAGTCTTGTTAACGTGGGCAATCTTGAAAAATGTCGACATGGTAGTCCAAAGAGTGGTCTTTCTTCACGAAGAACTAATGAAGCTACCTTCTTTCCCAAGAAGAGCACTGGAGGCGGATTTGGACTTGTACAAAGGCGGTGAGATCGGCAGA GAGCTTCTTGGTCTAGACGTGATGCACAAATTTATGTGGGTGAAGCTGATTGCCAGGATGTTCGAAGCGATGGCAGGAAATTTTGCTTATTCAGGGGATATTCATCTGTTTCTAAACGTATTAAACGGTGCATTGATTCTGCACAGCGAAGATTCCTGTATTTTGCGTTACGTCATAGCTACGTACATCAACGCCGCGCATAATTTCAAGAATATCTTTTCAACGAATGGCTATTTGCTAATTATGCCAACGTTGTTGCAATTGTATTCGACTCATCAGACGAACAAATTGGTGACAACTACCGTAGAGTACGCTGTTAAACAGTTTTATCTCATGAATCGAAAGCCGTTCATTCTTCAAATGTTTGGGAGCGTTTCCACCATACTGGACACGGATGAGACCAGCATCCATGGAGAAGCGCACAAG GTTCCCTCGGCGTgtctatttaatttattattgagTCTGGAAACTCCATCGCCGGATCCTTTGCACATAGATGAATTggttaaagaagaaaagcCTCTAAAAGCTATCGATTTTTGTTATCACGATGAGAACGAAATGGTTACCGTATTAGATTGCATATCTCTTTGCGTGATGGTAATAGCTTACGCTCCTGATTCCGTGAGGGGTCAACAAATGCTG ACCATATTGGAAGCGATACTACCTTGTTACGTTCAACAGATACAATCTCCGACTTACAACAAAGAAGGAAAAACcgagaaagaaataatacatCAGTTGGCCATAGCTGTGAAGACCTTAGTGAATAATTCCGAAGCACTCACAAA ATATTACAACGGACCGCAAAAGTCGAGCCCTGAGCACAAGGGTTCTAGTCAAAGAAATTACGGCAAGGGTCCGTATTCGCCTGGTTTTGACTTCGAAGATGAAAGTCAGTCTATCAAGTATATAGAACATTCTAGAGTGCGAATCTTCTACGATCGAGACAACGACGATGCCGAAAATTGTCATAAAAATGAGTTTCGAGGACCACGCGATATGCTATTGAACATGGTAGGAGACTTTGTAGCTCGTTGCTCGGCTCGTTTGGTAGAATTGAACAAGAAATCTCAGGATGGCAAGACGATCGAATTGTTGGACTCCAAATGCCATATA CGATTAGCGGACATTGCGCATAGCCTGTTGAAAATATCTCCATACGATGCTACTACGATGGGTTGTCTCGGCTTGAGAAGATACATGAACGATATTTTACCTTCGACCGATTGGTCCAGTGACGATATGAGGCCTGCACtgacaaatattttaagaagACTGGACAAAACGTTTAgcaaaatacataaaaaagcTTCGATAAGGGGAAGCACCGATTGGGCTGCAGCGAGCAATATTTTGAAAGGAGTTTACGAAACATTGGCCAAATGTCCTTACATCGCCCATTTCGCATATTTAAAGGCATTACTAACCACTTGTCAG TCGTTGATCATTGGAGATACCCCGTCGGAGTATATATCAGCTTCCTCAGCCGCTTTTATGAGTAAAATACCTCCGCAACATTTTTGCTCGACGGTGCTTCGACTGATAGCACTCTACGTTATATCTCTTGGAGAAGGATACCTACACGCTATGTTTGCAACTCAGACTCGAATCGAAAACGTGcttcttaatttattaataccgTTGTTTCTACGCGTGGGAACTGGAAGAAAAG ACGTACCAAAGCTGAGACAGTCGGATATAAATTTTGCTTTAACCGCGGTATTAAATACTTTATGGCCACCTACCACGAAGACTGTGCCAATAACTTCACAAAATATAAAGACAACGACAGACATGAGAACGGGTAGTTTAACGTTTGTAGCGAGAGATTCAAAGACTTTAACTAAAACGTCGTTAACGTTGTATCAAATTGCCTTTCTAG CCTTAAAAATAATGACGATATGCTTCGAAACGGAACTGAAAACCGAATGGCCAAAAATTTTACGCACAATGCGTTTGTTgaacaaacgaaacgaggCTTCCACTTATCTCTGGAACTTTATAGAATTCGTAGTAACTCATCGAACCGCTTTGTACATTCAAATGCTACCGTTCATCGTTCACAAGATCGGTCAAGCACCCATTTCAGAGCACGAGAGAAATATGCAGACCACCATACGAGCAAAGATTAGCGGCGATACTAAAACGGTACCAAAGTCACGTGGTACTCTACTGGCTGATCTTATACACGAATTGAAGAActtgaaagaagaaatagaagaTCGGAAATTTG ACGAAATACAACCAGAACCGAAGAAGAGTGTCCCGGACATGCATACTGCGACCGAAGGGCAATCTCGCACACAGAGACTATCGTTGATCGATCTTTTAACCGGGGATCTTGGAACCAGGGGTCACATGAATCATCAGACAAATTCAAGTGGTACCATTAAAACAACGCAACCGAGTCAAGTATCGGCGCCACCAAATGGTATACAAACTGCACGTG GATCGAGTACAAGCGGAGGTTCCTCCACCCTCCGTGAAGCTTGCGAAGGTATCGCCGAGCAGCAAGGGGAACAACTACCAACAG ATAAATCCCAACCATCTTCTACTAGCGATGAACGTAACCATGTAAAGCCTCATCCTATATTAACTCATCAAAAGGCGCCAAAACTGCGCTTTCTCTCCTCCGTAGAGTTTAGGCACTCATCAG GGGAAACCGTGACGAGCCAACTCAGTCCAACCAGTCCAAACGAGGACAGTTCAGGCGAATCCCGCCCAGACAAACCTCGATTACAACGCTCTATGGGTCAAAGCAAGAAGACTTTTCGATTGCGAAAGAGTCGAAGAAGTCACGTAGAA ACAGTGCAAGCGAAATCAGAACAAAGTAATAACGTATCACAACCAACGACCCAGTCATCGATACTAACACCACCGATTCCAGTGATGGAACCGTCGAGCTTCAGCATCCCCTCCGATTCGTCGTCGATTCGTTCAAGAAGAAGTTCGTCTATCCGACAATCGGACTGCGAAAAGGGCAGTAATTTGCTGAGCGATCAGCAGCAAATGCATTCTAACCTTCACCATCACCTATAccatcaccatcatcatcaccATCACCTTCACCTTCAAACATCAGATGCTTCATGGGACGAAGATACATCCAGTACGTCCGGTTATCGTGAGTCGTACAGTATGCAATTGGTGTCACTAGAAAGCAGCAACAATAACACTCGTCCAATTCAAGCACCGCCTTTAGCATCGCCAGATTTGAACGACATGCCCTCGACTAGTAGCACTACGACTCACATTTTCGAGGGAAGCTCGCCAGATTGCTCTATCAACGGAAGCGGAGGAGAGAAAACTGCATTGTTAACAGCTAGTCAAAGAACAACCTCTCAACATTCTCTGTTGATGGTTTTCCCGAATCAAGACGAAGATACGTTGATCTAA